The Calditrichota bacterium genome has a segment encoding these proteins:
- a CDS encoding AAA family ATPase: MPVILLTGEAGVGKTTIIKKVLERTPFKAGGFITNEIREQGRRVGFEIVSLHGERGILAHVD; this comes from the coding sequence ATGCCCGTCATACTCCTCACTGGGGAAGCCGGGGTAGGAAAGACCACGATTATCAAGAAGGTTCTGGAGCGAACGCCGTTCAAGGCGGGCGGGTTCATCACCAACGAGATCCGCGAGCAAGGGCGGCGCGTCGGTTTTGAGATCGTCTCCTTGCACGGAGAAAGAGGTATCCTTGCCCATGTGGACT